DNA from Aggregatimonas sangjinii:
GCATTCAGATCATGACACCGATCGATGATCCATTTGAGACGTTCAACAGCCTTGGCTCGAACCGTCGGTGAAGGGTCTATGGGGTTTTCCTCGGGACCGACCACCGTTACCGCGGTTACTTCCAAGTCAATATCTTTGGCGTGTTGCCCAAGTCGCTTGTAATCCGAAACGTCCGGGGCTCCTATAAAAAATTCTACACCATCATAGCCGATATTCTTCAAACGATCCATAATCGGCAAGAGGTCTTCCGAAACCCCCGCCGACCATGCCAAAACGTCAAAGCCTATCTTGCTCATGGGATTATAGGTTTTTTATTCGGATATTGCGGTACGCTATTTTCATCGGGGGACCAACATGCACTTGCACCCCTAAATATCCTTTCATTTTTCTATTTATAATGTCTTCATCCGTTATATCGCTCATCAAAACCCCGTTCACATAATGTTGCAACCGATTGCCGTTGACGATCAGGTGCATCTCATTCCAATCTTCACTCTTGATTTTGGTTTTTAGCGAATCCGATTCCCCTAAGGTGTCTAGTACCTCCCTACTTTGCCAGCAGTTCTTCTTAACATTGGCCCTCAAGGAACCCGGTTCATCAGGGTTATCTTGGGTAGTAATTCGAACTTTTTCACCGCGATAGGCCAAAGTAGCCCTTTTTTTCTCCTCATAGTTCTGGCCTGTATATCGAATTTTTCCATCAATGTCGGCCTGATAACCGCGTAGGGCATTAGGGATGGTAT
Protein-coding regions in this window:
- a CDS encoding DUF1080 domain-containing protein, giving the protein MKFKRILFPMAISLLFITGFHSCKEKKEDSAVPDIAQTDVDDDGFVSIFDGKTLTDWKGDLNYWRVEDGNLVGEVTPETLLKSNTFIIWQGGQPDNFELKLEFKIAESGNSGINYRSELIDTIPNALRGYQADIDGKIRYTGQNYEEKKRATLAYRGEKVRITTQDNPDEPGSLRANVKKNCWQSREVLDTLGESDSLKTKIKSEDWNEMHLIVNGNRLQHYVNGVLMSDITDEDIINRKMKGYLGVQVHVGPPMKIAYRNIRIKNL